In one Arachis duranensis cultivar V14167 chromosome 9, aradu.V14167.gnm2.J7QH, whole genome shotgun sequence genomic region, the following are encoded:
- the LOC107465427 gene encoding LOW QUALITY PROTEIN: uncharacterized protein LOC107465427 (The sequence of the model RefSeq protein was modified relative to this genomic sequence to represent the inferred CDS: substituted 1 base at 1 genomic stop codon) has product MEKYFKRTSSLEIGSQNNSSTSSKRRFLEFEVENLIADPGQRPKISSYHPNDRDKVRCAYLQKGPCQPRNHDFPQTACGSSFRRFNSNWFDDYGNWLEYSISKDAVFCLCCYLMKPETEGGDAFVTNGFSNWKKKERLQTHVGIHDSAHNQAWRKCEALMKPKQHISAAIEKQSEQAKKNYQIHLTATIDCIRFLLRQGLAFRGNDETDDSVNQGNFLELLNFLAQHNEEIGRAFKNARGNLKLRAPSIQKDIVRAAASETTKVIVNDLGDELFAVLVDEARDISIKEQMSVCLRYVNKEGQVREHFLGLVHVSNTNALSLKLALESLLETYNLSLSRVRGQGYDGASNMQGEFNGLKTLILKENSCAFYVHCFAHQLQLALVTVAKKQVEIALLFNLLTNLCNVVGASCKRRDMLRDSQMTKTIEALQSGEIASGRGLNQEITLKRAGDTRWGSHYGTILRLISLFPSVVNVLEYVEEDGNNSEQRAEACHLLNVIQSFEFIFNLHLMKNILGVTNELSQALQRNDQDIVNAMALVKVSKQRLQTIRNDGWSLLIDEVSLFCEKYNITVPKMDDIFVSQGRSRRKAQKISNLHHFEVEIFYQVVDRQLQELNNHFTEVNTELLLCITCLNPRHSFIAFDKEKLIQLAQFYPLEFSSTQLLALDSQLENFILDVRSDDQFSNLNGIGALSQKLVETXKNIVYPLVFLLLKLALVLPVATASVERTFSAMNIIKSRLRNRMGDEFLNDCLVTYIERETFDCIDNEKIIQSFQNMKPRRMGF; this is encoded by the coding sequence ATGGAGAAATATTTCAAAAGAACTTCATCATTGGAGATTGGATCCCAAAACAATTCATCAACTTCTTCTAAGAGGAGATTTTTAGAATTCGAAGTAGAGAATCTCATAGCAGATCCAGGACAACGACCAAAGATTTCAAGTTATCATCCGAATGACAGAGACAAAGTTAGATGTGCATATTTGCAAAAAGGTCCTTGTCAACCAAGGAATCATGATTTTCCGCAAACTGCTTGTGGTTCATCTTTTCGAAGATTTAATTCTAATTGGTTTGATGATTATGGCAATTGGTTAGAGTATAGTATATCAAAAGATGCTGttttttgtctttgttgttATCTTATGAAACCTGAGACTGAAGGTGGTGATGCTTTTGTAACAAATGGCTTttcaaattggaaaaaaaaggagagattACAAACTCATGTTGGGATTCATGATAGTGCTCATAATCAAGCTTGGAGAAAATGTGAAGCACTTAtgaaaccaaaacaacacatTAGTGCTGCTATTGAAAAACAATCTGAGCAAGCTAAAAAGAATTATCAAATTCATTTGACAGCCACAATTGATTGTATTAGATTTCTTTTGCGACAAGGATTGGCCTTTCGTGGTAATGATGAGACAGATGATTCTGTTAATCAAGGAAATTTTTTGGAACTTCTAAACTTTCTTGCGCAACATAATGAAGAGATTGGTCGTGCTTTCAAAAATGCTCGTGGGAATCTTAAACTAAGAGCTCCCTCAATTCAAAAAGACATTGTAAGAGCTGCTGCAAGTGAAACGACAAAAGTTATTGTTAATGATCTTGGGGATGAATTGTTTGCTGTTTTGGTTGATGAAGCCCGCGACATTTCTATTAAAGAGCAAATGTCAGTTTGTTTAAGGTATGTGAATAAAGAAGGGCAAGTTAGGGAGCATTTTCTTGGTCTTGTTCATGTTTCTAATACTAATGCTTTATCTCTAAAATTAGCATTGGAGTCATTATTAGAAACATATAATTTAAGTTTATCAAGAGTACGTGGCCAAGGATATGATGGTGCAAGTAATATGCAAGGAGAATTTAATGGTTTAAAAACTTTGATATTGAAAGAAAATTCTTGTGCTTTCTATGTACATTGCTTTGCTCACCAACTTCAGTTAGCTCTTGTAACGGTTGCAAAAAAACAAGTTGAAATTGCTTTGCTTTTCAATTTGTTAACCAATTTGTGCAATGTTGTTGGAGCTTCATGTAAACGAAGAGATATGCTTCGTGATAGTCAGATGACTAAGACAATTGAAGCATTACAAAGTGGAGAAATTGCTAGTGGACGTGGTTTGAATCAAGAAATAACTTTGAAAAGAGCTGGAGATACTAGATGGGGTTCACACTATGGAACTATACTTagattaatttctttgtttccttCCGTGGTCAATGTTCTTGAATATGTTGAGGAAGATGGAAATAATTCAGAACAAAGAGCTGAAGCATGTCATTTATTGAATGTCATTCAATCCTTTGAATTCATTTTCAACTTGCACTTGATGAAAAATATCTTGGGAGTTACTAATGAATTATCTCAAGCATTACAAAGGAATGATCAAGACATTGTAAATGCTATGGCATTGGTTAAAGTGTCTAAGCAACGGTTGCAAACTATAAGAAATGACGGTTGGTCTCTTTTAATTGACGAAGTCTCATTGTTTtgtgaaaaatataatattactgTTCCAAAAATGGATGATATATTTGTGTCACAAGGAAGATCAAGACGCAAAGCTCAAAAGATCTCAAATTTGCATCATTTTGAAGTTGAGATATTCTATCAAGTAGTTGATAGAcaacttcaagaactcaacAACCATTTTACAGAGGTGAATACTGAATTACTTCTTTGTATAACTTGTCTGAATCCAAGACACTCATTTATTGCGTTTGATAAGGAGAAGTTAATCCAGTTAGCTCAATTCTATCCATTAGAATTTTCTTCTACTCAACTTTTGGCACTTGATAGTCAACTTGAGAACTTCATACTAGATGTGCGTTCTGATGATCAATTCTCAAACTTAAATGGGATTGGTGCTCTTTCTCAAAAATTGGTTGAGacttgaaaaaatattgtttatccATTAGTGTTTCTTCTTTTGAAGTTAGCTTTAGTTTTGCCTGTAGCAACTGCATCAGTTGAAAGAACCTTTTCTGCTATGAACATCATAAAGAGTCGGCTTCGCAACCGTATGGGAgatgaatttttaaatgattgttTAGTGACATACATAGAAAGAGAGACATTTGATTGTATTGACAATGAAAAGATTAttcaatcttttcaaaatatgaaACCCAGAAGAATgggattttaa
- the LOC107465431 gene encoding E3 ubiquitin-protein ligase ATL6 (The sequence of the model RefSeq protein was modified relative to this genomic sequence to represent the inferred CDS: added 75 bases not found in genome assembly): MTSVLHNCPNDRIILLSSFLFHLLLFFPFIGAQSDNNNQNNSYYNRFSPSMAIIVVILVSALFLMGFFSIYIRHCSDSPSVSIRHLVATGRSRRGPRGLDPAVIHSFPTLEYSVVKIHKIGKGALECAVCLNEFEDTETLRLIPKCDHVFHPECIDEWLESHTTCPVCRADLLPQPGDSVRGAAAVVISELANDQLSSPRNLESRNQSDVVVAVEQESDENLENNKNERVSVDDREVLCLNMNQALNLNRTRGSRSGRPRRFPRSHSTGHSLVQPGEDTERFTLRLPLDVRKKILEPQLNRARSLVILPREGSSKRGYRTGGGEGSSRGRSTRRLDRVFKSDRWIFTMAPPFLVRASSIKSPRVANSAAGGSSSAAPAAAPPVLTAPSATSEIHHLPV, encoded by the exons ATGACCTCCGTTTTGCATAACTGTCCAAATGACAGAATTATCCTTCTCTCCTCCTTTCTCTTTCacctccttctcttctttccctTCATCGGAGCACAATCCGATAACAACAACCAAAACAACTCTTACTACAACCGTTTCAGCCCTTCCATGGCGATAATAGTTGTAATCCTCGTCTCCGCACTCTTCCTCATGGGATTCTTCTCCATCTACATCCGCCACTGCTCCGACTCTCCTTCCGTCAGCATCCGCCACCTTGTCGCCACCGGCAGATCCCGCCGCGGTCCACGAGGTCTCGACCCTGCCGTCATCCACTCGTTCCCAACCTTAGAATACTCAGTCGTAAAAATCCACAAGATTGGAAAGGGAGCACTCGAATGCGCAGTGTGCCTCAACGAGTTTGAAGACACTGAAACGCTGCGTTTGATTCCCAAATGCGACCACGTATTCCACCCTGAGTGTATCGACGAGTGGCTCGAGTCTCACACCACGTGTCCAGTTTGCAGAGCCGACCTCCTCCCACAACCGGGAGACTCCGTACGCGGCGCCGCCGCCGTCGTGATTTCAGAGTTGGCAAACGACCAGTTGTCCTCGCCGCGCAATTTGGAATCGCGGAACCAAAGCGACGTCGTAGTTGCTGTGGAGCAAGAAAGTGATGAGAATCTGGAGAATAATAAGAATGAAAGGGTAAGTGTTGATGATCGGGAAGTATTGTGTTTGAATATGAACCAGGCGTTGAATTTGAACCGCACGAGGGGTTCCCGGTCGGGGAGGCCGAGGAGGTTTCCGAGA GTGAGGAAGAAGATTCTAGAACCTCAGTTGAACCGAGCGAGGAGCTTGGTTATTTTGCCGAGAGAAGGGAGCTCAAAGAGGGGTTACCGAACTGGGGGCGGAGAAGGAAGTAGTAGGGGCCGGTCTACAAGGCGGTTAGACCGGGTTTTTAAGTCGGACCGGTGGATTTTCACTATGGCGCCACCGTTTCTCGTTAGGGCGTCGTCAATTAAGTCACCACGGGTGGCTAATAGCGCCGCCGGCGGAAGTTCATCGGCTGCTCCAGCAGCTGCACCACCAGTTCTGACTGCCCCATCAGCAACATCAGAAATACACCATTTACCGGTTTAA